A DNA window from Macadamia integrifolia cultivar HAES 741 chromosome 4, SCU_Mint_v3, whole genome shotgun sequence contains the following coding sequences:
- the LOC122075336 gene encoding F-box/kelch-repeat protein SKIP11-like encodes MLEGRSCLISRPLPNSCEQESNWAFMPCRRIEVSNGKRHLEGEGEEELRQRKLSKSSDASQIEETTRQLQNLSQPSEDQFDCELHRGDQSDSNSLNQPICHNISMNCPLDIRQREVMSKNLHDFSSSPADQSNESGSRQRHGNQSDLDSLIQPIGRDISINCLLFCSRSDYGSLASLNRSFRSLIRSGELYKERRKKGLIEHWVYFSCHLLEWEAFDPIRRRWMHLPRMPANECFMWADKESLAVGTELLVFGKEVTSQVIYRYSILTNSWSSGLEMNAPRCLFGSASLGEIAILAGGSESQGRVLSSAELYNSETGTWETLPSMKKARRMCSGVFMDGKFYVIGGISDDAEALSSGEEYDLKSRSWREIPNMYPIQNGANGGTAPPLVAVVQNQLYAADCAENEVKKYIKESNSWVTVGRLPERAVSMNGWGLAFRACGSQLIVIGGPRALAGGIVELNSWSPNEGPPQWELLASKHSPNFVYNCAVMGC; translated from the coding sequence ATGTTGGAGGGTCGGTCTTGTCTGATTTCGAGGCCCTTACCAAATTCCTGTGAGCAAGAGAGTAATTGGGCTTTCATGCCTTGCCGTCGCATAGAGGTCTCTAATGGCAAGCGTCATTTAGAAGGTGAAGGGGAAGAAGAGCTTCGGCAGAGAAAGTTATCTAAGTCATCCGATGCTTCTCAGATAGAGGAAACGACTCGACAACTGCAAAATCTCTCCCAGCCCTCTGAAGACCAATTTGATTGTGAGCTACATCGTGGGGATCAATCAGATTCAAATTCCCTCAACCAGCCTATTTGCCACAACATCTCAATGAACTGCCCCCTTGACATTCGTCAGAGAGAGGTAATGTCTAAAAACCTTCATGATTTCTCCAGCTCTCCTGCAGACCAATCCAACGAATCCGGTAGTAGGCAACGTCATGGGAATCAATCAGATTTGGATTCCCTAATCCAGCCCATTGGCCGGGACATCTCGATCAATTGCCTCCTCTTTTGTTCAAGGTCTGATTACGGTTCTTTGGCCTCACTGAATCGTAGTTTCCGCTCCCTGATTCGAAGTGGGGAGCTTTAtaaagagaggaggaaaaagggtCTCATCGAGCACTGGGTTTATTTCTCTTGTCACCTCCTTGAGTGGGAAGCATTTGATCCCATTCGTCGCAGATGGatgcatttgccaaggatgccTGCAAATGAGTGTTTCATGTGGGCTGATAAGGAGTCCCTGGCTGTGGGTACTGAGCTTCTGGTATTTGGGAAGGAAGTAACTTCTCAAGTCATATACAGATACAGTATATTAACAAACTCATGGTCCTCTGGCCTGGAGATGAACGCGCCCAGGTGCTTGTTTGGGTCTGCTAGCCTTGGGGAGATCGCGATTCTAGCTGGAGGTTCTGAATCACAGGGGAGAGTATTGAGTTCAGCCGAGCTTTATAACTCAGAGACTGGAACTTGGGAGACTCTCCCAAGCATGAAGAAGGCAAGAAGGATGTGTTCCGGGGTATTCATGGATGGAAAATTCTATGTAATTGGGGGAATAAGCGATGATGCTGAGGCACTCTCAAGTGGAGAAGAATACGATTTGAAGAGTAGAAGTTGGCGTGAAATCCCTAACATGTATCCTATACAGAATGGAGCAAATGGAGGAACAGCTCCACCTCTGGTTGCAGTAGTACAGAATCAGCTATACGCAGCTGATTGTGCAGAGAACgaagtgaaaaaatatataaaagagagTAACTCTTGGGTCACCGTCGGGAGATTGCCTGAGCGAGCGGTTTCAATGAATGGTTGGGGACTTGCATTTAGGGCATGTGGTAGCCAGCTTATTGTAATTGGTGGACCAAGGGCCTTGGCTGGAGGGATAGTAGAGCTAAATTCATGGTCACCAAATGAAGGCCCACCACAGTGGGAGCTTCTAGCCAGTAAGCATTCACCCAACTTTGTTTATAACTGTGCTGTGATGGGTTGCTGA
- the LOC122076275 gene encoding uncharacterized protein LOC122076275, whose product MAETKTPLKRQREETLVVEEEEIEETKRQRPYHHILSILEDEEEELPQDNLSSLMTTLQQELSSSSEPDFSSDPLPENTTPSEAGSIEPPTTTASNNTSSSSPPLFYKEEGEEKGSTIIRHLLEASDDELGIPQTQIRLQTNKYEEEEIIHGGGVYSGFSNNGTEGETAISLFDFHGGFWDFEDFDQTAHYYTLSQSELFM is encoded by the coding sequence ATGGCAGAAACGAAAACACCATTGAAACGCCAGAGGGAAGAAACACTAGTAGTAGAAGAGGAGGAGATTGAAGAAACGAAGCGCCAAAGACCATACCATCACATATTGTCTATtctagaagatgaggaagaggagcttCCCCAGGATAACCTCTCTTCTCTTATGACAACCCTCCAGCAAGAGCTCTCCTCCTCCTCAGAACCTGACTTTTCTTCCGACCCTTTACCCGAAAATACTACTCCCTCGGAAGCCGGTTCTATCGAACCCCCAACCACCACCGCCAGCAATAACACCAGCTCCTCCTCACCTCCACTGTTCTAcaaggaggagggagaagagaaggggagtACTATTATAAGACATCTTCTTGAAGCATCAGACGACGAGCTCGGAATTCCACAGACCCAGATCAGATTGCAGACCAATaagtatgaagaagaagagatcatcCATGGTGGAGGAGTATACTCTGGTTTTAGTAATAATGGTACGGAAGGGGAAACTGCCATCTCCTTGTTTGATTTTCATGGTGGGTTTTGGGATTTCGAAGACTTTGATCAAACTGCTCACTATTACACGCTTTCACAGTCCGAGCTCTTCATGTAG